A window of the Desulfovibrio sp. Fe33 genome harbors these coding sequences:
- a CDS encoding phenylacetate--CoA ligase family protein: MTRKDRTEGIYSRREVLDESERRQYCQLQLKELLSYAYRYSEDVKKRFDRAQFNVDKFRTLNDLKHIPIIKKKELIFLQSMGPRLGGLLTKDLGELQRVFLSPGPIFDPEDRSEDYWGWTEGFYAAGFRSGDLAQITFNYHLAPAGLMFEEPLRNLSCAVVPAGPGNTNSQIEIMQKLRVTGYVGTPSYLMHLAQKAEEAGLSLRKDLFLEVAFVTGEKFSEKMRSTLEKKFDCIMRQGYGTADVGCIGYECFHKSGLHLSNRAYVEICHPDTGIPLKDGEVGEIVVTAFNRTYPLIRLATGDLGYLDRAPCACGRTSPRLGGIVGRVDTTARIKGMFVYPHQVEQVMARFEEVKRWQIEVTNPGGIDEMILSIEAGQFNQEDELLHLFREKIKLRPILKVLAPGTLPPQIRPIEDKRTWD; the protein is encoded by the coding sequence ATGACACGAAAAGACCGCACCGAAGGGATTTACTCCCGCCGCGAGGTCCTCGACGAGTCCGAACGCAGGCAGTATTGCCAGTTGCAGTTGAAAGAGCTGCTCTCCTACGCCTATCGATACTCCGAGGACGTAAAGAAGCGGTTCGACCGCGCACAGTTCAACGTGGACAAATTCCGCACGCTGAACGACCTCAAACATATCCCCATCATAAAGAAAAAGGAACTCATTTTCCTCCAGTCCATGGGTCCCCGCCTCGGCGGGCTGCTGACCAAGGACCTTGGCGAATTGCAGCGCGTGTTCCTTTCCCCCGGCCCGATCTTCGACCCCGAAGACCGTTCCGAGGACTATTGGGGCTGGACCGAAGGCTTCTACGCCGCGGGCTTCCGCTCCGGCGACCTGGCCCAGATCACCTTCAACTACCATCTGGCGCCCGCGGGCCTCATGTTTGAAGAACCCCTGCGCAACCTTTCCTGCGCCGTGGTTCCCGCCGGTCCGGGCAACACCAACTCGCAGATCGAGATCATGCAGAAGCTCCGCGTTACCGGCTACGTCGGCACGCCCAGCTACCTCATGCACCTGGCCCAGAAAGCCGAAGAGGCCGGTCTCTCCCTGCGCAAGGACCTCTTCCTCGAAGTCGCCTTCGTCACCGGCGAAAAATTCTCCGAAAAGATGCGCTCCACCCTGGAAAAGAAGTTCGACTGCATCATGCGCCAGGGCTACGGCACCGCCGACGTGGGCTGCATCGGTTACGAATGCTTCCACAAGTCCGGCCTGCACCTGTCCAACCGCGCCTACGTCGAAATCTGCCATCCCGACACCGGCATTCCGCTCAAGGACGGCGAAGTCGGCGAAATCGTGGTCACCGCCTTCAACCGCACCTACCCGCTCATCCGACTCGCCACCGGCGATCTCGGCTACCTGGACCGCGCTCCGTGCGCCTGCGGCCGCACCTCCCCGCGCCTGGGCGGCATCGTCGGCCGCGTAGACACCACCGCCCGCATCAAGGGCATGTTCGTCTACCCCCACCAGGTCGAGCAGGTCATGGCCCGGTTCGAAGAGGTCAAGCGCTGGCAGATCGAAGTCACCAACCCCGGCGGCATCGACGAAATGATCCTGTCCATCGAGGCGGGCCAGTTCAACCAGGAGGACGAGCTGCTCCACCTCTTCCGCGAGAAGATCAAGCTGCGCCCCATCCTCAAGGTCCTCGCCCCCGGAACCCTGCCCCCGCAGATCCGGCCCATCGAAGACAAGCGCACCTGGGACTAA